In Gordonia sp. SL306, the genomic window ACGCCCAGCGTCAGGCCGGCGACGCGGTGTGCGTCAGTCATCGGCGAGCGAGAGTGCGACGTCGATGTTGCCGCGTGTCGCATTGGAGTACGGGCACACCTCGTGGGCCTTGTCGACCAGCGACTTCGCTGTTGCGTCATCGACCGAGGGGAGTGACACCTCGAGCTCGACCGCGAGTCCGAAACCGCCGGATTCGGTGGAGCCGAGCGAAACCCGGGCGCCGACAGCAGAATCGGTCACGTCTGCGCCTGCCTGGCCGGCCACGAGTCGCAGGGCGCTGTGAAAGCAGGCGGCATACCCGGCCGCGAAGAGCTGCTCGGGGTTCGTGCCGACCCCGGAACCGCCGAGTTCCGTCGGCATGTCGAGGTCGACGTCGACCTTGCCATCGGAGGTCCGGGCATGTCCGTTACGACCGTCGCCGGTCGCCAGTGCCTCTGCCGTGTAGATCGCCTTCATGATTCGATTCCTTTCGGTGATGCGGGCGCGTCGAGGTGTCGACGCAACTCGTCGGTGAGTTCGTGCAGGGTGGTGCGGAGCGCGATGAGTGCCGCGGTGTCGAACGAGACGTCGGTGACCGATTCCGCTGGGCCCGATTCCGCTGGGCCCGAATCTCTTGCGCCGGAATCCTCCGCGGCGGCATCGGCGATCGCCGACGTGAGGGATTCGTAGACGCAATCCGCCTGTCCGCCCAAGGCGATCCCGTCGGGAGTGAGGGCAACGGTGACCGATCGCTCGTCGTCGTCGGATCTGCGACGGGTGAGGTAGCCGAGCGTCTCGAGTCGTCGGACGAGTGGTGACACGGTCCCGGAGTCGAGGTGGAGTCGCCGGCACAGCCGGCCGACCGAGATCTCGTCTTCTTCCCACAGCACGAGCATCGCGAGGTACTGCGGATATGTGAGTCCGAGTTCACGCAGACCGGGGCGCTGCGCCGCGATCACCGCACGGGATGCCGTGTAGAGGGCGAAGCAGAGCTGGTCGTCGAGTCGAACGGAGGTCACCCGTCCGACAGTAGCGCATTTAGATTGTGCACAACATGGTTGTGGGACATCTAACGTGCAATCATGCGTGTCAACCGGAGTTGACGAACCGCCGGACACTCGGCACTCTGGAGAGATGAAGACCGGAATCGACAGCGACGACGGCGATACGCCGATCGAGGAACTGACGCGGATCGCCGCGCTCCGCCGCGACATCGCCCGCGACGAAGAGGTCGCGGTGCGACGTGCGCGCCATGCGGGCCTGTCGTGGGCCGAGATCGGCACTTTGCTCGGGGTATCGAAGCAGGCGATGCACAAGAAGTATCGGAAGGTCGGATGAGCGCGGGGCAGCCGCTGACCGACGACGCGGTGGTCGGTGCGCTCGGTGTCGACCTGCGATCGGCGGGCTACAGCGCCGACGGTGTGGCCGATCTGCTGGGTGAGGAAGCGAACGAGGCGCTCGGCCGGGGGATCTGGTGGCCTGCGTTGCACGCCACCCGCCGGGCGCAGGAGGACTCGTCCCGACTCGCCACGGTGATCAGGCTCTTCCTCCTGGGTTCCGATGAAACAGAAACAGCGGTTGCACAAGCGTTTCCCACCGCCGGGATGGACGCGCTGATCGCCAACGGTGTGTTCGCCAGGTTCGGCGCCGGGATGATCCGCGCGACGCTCGACATCCGGCCCCACGCCGACGACGTCCGCGAGTACCTGGTCGTCTCGGACCAGGATGCGGTGATGAGGTCGGGACCGGTC contains:
- a CDS encoding organic hydroperoxide resistance protein; amino-acid sequence: MKAIYTAEALATGDGRNGHARTSDGKVDVDLDMPTELGGSGVGTNPEQLFAAGYAACFHSALRLVAGQAGADVTDSAVGARVSLGSTESGGFGLAVELEVSLPSVDDATAKSLVDKAHEVCPYSNATRGNIDVALSLADD
- a CDS encoding MarR family winged helix-turn-helix transcriptional regulator, whose amino-acid sequence is MTSVRLDDQLCFALYTASRAVIAAQRPGLRELGLTYPQYLAMLVLWEEDEISVGRLCRRLHLDSGTVSPLVRRLETLGYLTRRRSDDDERSVTVALTPDGIALGGQADCVYESLTSAIADAAAEDSGARDSGPAESGPAESVTDVSFDTAALIALRTTLHELTDELRRHLDAPASPKGIES